One window from the genome of Rhinolophus ferrumequinum isolate MPI-CBG mRhiFer1 chromosome 22, mRhiFer1_v1.p, whole genome shotgun sequence encodes:
- the MLLT11 gene encoding protein AF1q produces the protein MRDPVSSQYSSFLFWRMPIPELDLSELESLGLSDTSTYKIDDSSVGKMTGQATGTEEEKNPEGDALLEYSTFNFWRAPIASIHSFELDLI, from the coding sequence ATGAGGGACCCTGTGAGTAGCCAGTACAGCTCCTTCCTTTTCTGGAGGATGCCCATTCCAGAACTGGATCTGTCGGAGCTGGAAAGCCTGGGCCTGTCTGATACATCCACCTACAAGATCGATGACAGCAGCGTTGGCAAAATGACTGGGCAAGCAACTGgaacagaggaggagaaaaaccCGGAAGGTGATGCCCTCCTGGAGTACAGCACCTTCAATTTCTGGAGAGCTCCCATTGCCAGCATCCATTCCTTCGAATTGGACTTGATCTAA